From a region of the Falsibacillus albus genome:
- a CDS encoding cytochrome c oxidase subunit 3, with product MAEGTGQHSFGMSEEKAKDKLLGMWFLIAAEVVMFGGLFGVYLTLKSHIGDGPPSEALFEIKEVAKSTFVLLSSSFTCALAFHHLKTGQKDKVILLLSITLLLGMIFLGLEIKEFLNYVKKGYRITSSPFLSSFYLLVGTHGSHVLAGCIWMVVLLSHLIKKGLNAYTGSKVHVFSLYWHFVDVVWVFIFTVVYLFGKVG from the coding sequence ATGGCTGAAGGAACAGGGCAGCATTCGTTTGGTATGAGTGAAGAGAAGGCCAAGGATAAATTACTGGGAATGTGGTTTTTGATTGCAGCGGAGGTAGTCATGTTCGGCGGGCTTTTCGGGGTTTATTTAACCTTGAAAAGCCATATTGGGGATGGACCTCCTTCCGAAGCGCTCTTTGAAATCAAGGAAGTCGCAAAATCGACTTTCGTGCTGCTGTCCAGCAGTTTTACGTGTGCGTTGGCATTTCATCATCTAAAAACCGGCCAAAAAGATAAAGTCATCCTTCTTTTATCCATTACCCTGCTGCTTGGGATGATATTTCTAGGATTGGAAATAAAAGAGTTTTTAAATTACGTAAAAAAGGGGTATAGAATAACATCTAGTCCTTTTCTATCCTCTTTTTACTTATTAGTGGGCACCCATGGTAGCCATGTGCTTGCAGGGTGTATATGGATGGTTGTCCTGCTGTCACACCTAATAAAAAAAGGACTGAATGCTTATACTGGATCAAAGGTTCACGTCTTCAGTCTCTATTGGCATTTCGTCGACGTCGTATGGGTATTCATCTTCACGGTTGTGTACCTATTCGGAAAGGT